In Pyrus communis chromosome 8, drPyrComm1.1, whole genome shotgun sequence, one genomic interval encodes:
- the LOC137742843 gene encoding uncharacterized protein, giving the protein MVLHLSLSNVDGAWNETTKQGGVGVIIRNDRGRFVAAAAAAAEVDIVSYLLVEATAARMGLLLAMQRGFQNFILECDSLQIVAALRDTSPRLSDVGIIIEDLKVLMASNFGVYSTHFRRQANSVAHRLARFDFISRSDSNWF; this is encoded by the coding sequence ATGGTCCTGCATCTGTCCTTGTCAAATGTTGATGGTGCTTGGAATGAAACCACAAAGCAGGGAGGTGTGGGTGTCATTATTCGGAATGATAGGGGACGTTTTGTGGCTGCGGCTGCGGCTGCTGCAGAGGTAGATATCGTATCCTATCTTCTTGTGGAGGCCACGGCTGCTAGGATGGGCTTGTTACTGGCGATGCAAAggggttttcaaaatttcattctTGAGTGTGATTCGCTCCAAATTGTTGCTGCCCTTCGAGATACTTCTCCCCGTCTCTCTGATGTTGGGATTATTATTGAAGACTTGAAGGTGCTTATGGCTTCGAACTTTGGAGTTTATTCTACCCATTTCCGTCGTCAAGCTAACAGTGTGGCACATCGTCTAGCACGTTTTGATTTTATTTCGAGATCTGATAGTAACTGGTTTTGA
- the LOC137743370 gene encoding uncharacterized protein, whose product MGTREVYEQKLRSGNLHHDPTMNPGLGTPRCPRCLSLLDHDSEKGEWTITPVLHDATAVAGSGIGGMLSAIHSFNTGIPYLQSRLKGPKWLPFLVGLPPLLLFSGASAAFGGYALPKFAQLTVTSYYATSSASHYGISLLTRYIEEAHASRSQKERVR is encoded by the exons ATGGGGACTCGAGAGGTATACGAACAGAAGCTGAGGAGCGGGAACCTGCACCACGATCCCACCATGAATCCGGGCCTCGGCACCCCTCGCTGCCCTCGTTGTCTCTCTCTCCTTGACCACGATTCC GAAAAAGGAGAATGGACCATCACTCCTGTTCTTCACGATGCCACTGCTGTT GCTGGCTCAGGTATTGGAGGAATGCTTAGTGCAATCCATAGCTTTAATACAG GGATCCCGTACCTTCAGAGTCGCTTGAAGGGACCAAAGTGGCTTCCTTTCTTAGTTGGG CTTCCTCCACTGCTACTGTTTTCGGGTGCCAGTGCTGCATTTGGAG GTTATGCACTTCCAAAGTTTGCTCAACTCACCGTGACATCCTATTATGCTACCTCAAGTGCCTCACATTACGGGATTTCACTTCTCACACGATATATCGAAGAGGCTCACGCTTCCCGCTCTCAGAAAGAAAGGGTCAGATGA